The following proteins are encoded in a genomic region of Dialister hominis:
- the bcp gene encoding thioredoxin-dependent thiol peroxidase, translating to MALEIGKKAPDFTLPSDSGKDVSLSDYLGKKVILYFYPKDNTSGCTLEAQAFRTHLADFEKLGYVVLGVSRDSVKKHCNFRDKNELNFPLLSDADEVVVNLYGVLKEKSMYGKKYMGIERSTFIIDEKGNLVKEYRKVKAASHVGDLLKDLVGK from the coding sequence ATGGCATTGGAAATTGGAAAGAAAGCGCCGGACTTCACACTGCCCTCCGACAGCGGCAAAGATGTGTCCCTCTCCGACTACCTCGGAAAGAAAGTCATCCTTTACTTCTACCCGAAGGACAATACCTCCGGCTGCACACTCGAAGCACAGGCCTTCCGGACGCACCTTGCCGACTTCGAAAAACTCGGCTACGTCGTCCTTGGCGTCAGCCGCGACTCCGTCAAGAAGCACTGCAACTTCAGGGACAAGAACGAACTCAACTTCCCGCTTCTCTCGGATGCCGATGAAGTCGTCGTCAACCTTTACGGCGTCCTCAAGGAAAAGAGCATGTACGGCAAGAAATACATGGGCATCGAAAGATCCACCTTCATCATCGATGAAAAAGGAAATCTCGTAAAAGAATACCGCAAAGTCAAAGCAGCCTCCCACGTGGGGGACCTCTTGAAAGACCTCGTCGGGAAATAA
- the rplI gene encoding 50S ribosomal protein L9: MKVVLLQDVKKMGKKGDVIEVSDGYGRNVLIRKGLGVEGTRQNLNTAAQRQEAKEFKSQVAADEAVIMAAQLKKVKVVIKVQCGEDGRVFGSVTGKDISEALQTQYKFKLDKKNIRLESPIKATGEYDVEVWVHQNVTSTVHVSVIPE; encoded by the coding sequence ATGAAAGTAGTATTACTGCAGGACGTCAAGAAAATGGGGAAAAAGGGAGACGTCATTGAAGTCTCCGACGGCTACGGCCGCAACGTACTCATCCGCAAAGGCCTCGGCGTAGAAGGCACACGCCAGAACCTCAATACAGCAGCACAGCGCCAGGAAGCCAAGGAATTCAAGAGCCAGGTCGCTGCCGATGAAGCAGTCATCATGGCTGCCCAGCTGAAGAAAGTCAAAGTCGTCATTAAAGTACAGTGCGGCGAAGACGGAAGAGTCTTCGGCTCCGTCACAGGAAAAGACATCAGCGAAGCCCTTCAGACTCAGTACAAATTCAAACTCGACAAGAAAAACATCCGTCTCGAAAGCCCGATCAAAGCTACAGGCGAATACGATGTCGAAGTCTGGGTACACCAGAACGTCACCAGCACAGTACACGTTTCCGTCATTCCGGAATAA